The following are from one region of the Romeriopsis navalis LEGE 11480 genome:
- a CDS encoding TIGR02450 family Trp-rich protein: protein MPKKQKFPHLLNSKWTAREATFGWRHFQVVNRKNEDKWVFAELVSSCDPTVRFWINAKVLQDRRRWLAGWKTLEEIQAIDDRAKAASPRP, encoded by the coding sequence ATGCCCAAGAAACAGAAGTTCCCACATTTACTCAATTCTAAATGGACCGCCCGGGAAGCCACCTTTGGCTGGCGACATTTTCAGGTCGTTAATCGGAAGAATGAAGATAAATGGGTCTTTGCTGAGCTCGTGTCTTCTTGCGATCCAACCGTCCGATTTTGGATTAATGCCAAAGTCCTTCAGGACCGGCGCCGGTGGCTGGCTGGCTGGAAAACCCTTGAGGAAATTCAAGCGATCGACGATCGGGCTAAAGCTGCATCTCCAAGGCCATGA